A region from the Rhinoderma darwinii isolate aRhiDar2 chromosome 2, aRhiDar2.hap1, whole genome shotgun sequence genome encodes:
- the RASL11A gene encoding ras-like protein family member 11A, whose product MRLPTMSSNFLLAPIPESADYFTVRDIKMAVMGASSVGKTAMIVRFLTKRFIGDYETNTGNLYSRLVSVDGEHMSVQIQDTPGYVKVDDDVSQVADMLRCVQSAEGFLLVYSITDYRSYEYIRHLHQHIRKVHSDTKTPIIVVANKGDLLHVRQVPSEAGIQLASELGCSFVEISTSENGQDVCEVFQHICKEISKHQSTSNGEKRRGSVIPRPKSPNMQDLKRRFKQALSPKVKTSSAVA is encoded by the exons ATGCGTCTTCCGACCATGTCCAGCAACTTTTTACTTGCGCCAATTCCGGAATCTGCGGACTATTTCACTGTCCGGGATATTAAAATGGCTGTGATGGGGGCAAGCAGTGTGGGCAAGACTG CAATGATTGTCCGATTCCTCACCAAAAGATTTATTGGAGACTATGAGACGAATACTG GAAACCTGTACTCCAGACTTGTGAGCGTAGATGGAGAGCACATGTCTGTGCAGATCCAGGACACCCCGGGTTACGTCAAG GTGGACGATGACGTATCCCAGGTGGCAGATATGTTGCGGTGCGTGCAGTCAGCGGAAGGCTTCCTCCTTGTATACTCCATCACAGACTACAGGAGCTACGAGTATATCCGTCACCTTCATCAGCACATCCGAAAAGTCCATTCAGACACTAAGACTCCCATTATCGTAGTGGCTAATAAAGGGGATCTCCTCCATGTGAGGCAGGTGCCCTCAGAAGCTGGGATTCAGCTCGCCAGTGAACTGGGCTGTTCGTTTGTGGAAATCTCCACTAGTGAAAACGGTCAGGACGTTTGTGAGGTTTTCCAGCACATCTGCAAAGAGATCAGCAAGCACCAGTCCACCAGCAATGGAGAGAAAAGGCGAGGCTCCGTTATCCCCCGACCAAAGTCACCAAACATGCAAGACTTGAAGCGACGTTTCAAACAAGCCTTGTCACCGAAAGTCAAGACTTCCTCAGCCGTGGCATAG